One Pseudoalteromonas rubra genomic window, CGACACGGGGCACAACGCTGAAAAGCAACGAGCCAGCGAGTTGGGAGTCAAATAAAGCTTGATTCTGAAACTTTTCAAAATTAAGTGTTGACATAAAGTGGGAAGTGATTAGAATGCACAACCCTCAGCGCTAACAGCGCAGCGATAACGAGTTATCGCACTGTTCTTTAAAAATATGAAGCAATCATCTGTGTGGGCACTCGTACAGATTGAGTTCTAACAGCGAATTTCAGTTTACTGAATGACGCACAAAAATTTAGAGTCTCAATTTCTTATGAGTGACTAACATAGTCAATTCGTTTTGATTTTACTTTTTTAAAAGTAGAAACAGACAAAATCAGAATTCATTGAGCACGAATCTTCGGATTCAAAAAACTTTTAATTGAAGAGTTTGATCATGGCTCAGATTGAACGCTGGCGGCAGGCCTAACACATGCAAGTCGAGCGGTAACATTTCTAGCTTGCTAGAAGATGACGAGCGGCGGACGGGTGAGTAATGCTTGGGAACATGCCTTTAGGTGGGGGACAACCATTGGAAACGATGGCTAATACCGCATAATGTCTACGGACCAAAGGGGGCTTCGGCTCTCGCCTTTAGATTGGCCCAAGTGGGATTAGCTAGTTGGTAAGGTAACGGCTTACCAAGGCGACGATCCCTAGCTGGTTTGAGAGGATGATCAGCCACACTGGAACTGAGACACGGTCCAGACTCCTACGGGAGGCAGCAGTGGGGAATATTGCACAATGGGCGCAAGCCTGATGCAGCCATGCCGCGTGTGTGAAGAAGGCCTTCGGGTTGTAAAGCACTTTCAGTCAGGAGGAAAGGTTAGTAGTTAATACCTGCTAGCTGTGACGTTACTGACAGAAGAAGCACCGGCTAACTCCGTGCCAGCAGCCGCGGTAATACGGAGGGTGCGAGCGTTAATCGGAATTACTGGGCGTAAAGCGTACGCAGGCGGTTTGTTAAGCGAGATGTGAAAGCCCCGGGCTTAACCTGGGAACTGCATTTCGAACTGGTAAACTAGAGTGTGATAGAGGGTGGTAGAATTTCAGGTGTAGCGGTGAAATGCGTAGAGATCTGAAGGAATACCGATGGCGAAGGCAGCCACCTGGGTCAACACTGACGCTCATGTACGAAAGCGTGGGGAGCAAACAGGATTAGATACCCTGGTAGTCCACGCCGTAAACGATGTCTACTAGGAGCTGGGGTCTTCGGACAACTTTTCCAAAGCTAACGCATTAAGTAGACCGCCTGGGGAGTACGGCCGCAAGGTTAAAACTCAAATGAATTGACGGGGGCCCGCACAAGCGGTGGAGCATGTGGTTTAATTCGATGCAACGCGAAGAACCTTACCTACACTTGACATACAGAGAACTTACCAGAGATGGTTTGGTGCCTTCGGGAACTCTGATACAGGTGCTGCATGGCTGTCGTCAGCTCGTGTTGTGAGATGTTGGGTTAAGTCCCGCAACGAGCGCAACCCTTATCCTTAGTTGCCAGCGATTCGGTCGGGAACTCTAAGGAGACTGCCGGTGATAAACCGGAGGAAGGTGGGGACGACGTCAAGTCATCATGGCCCTTACGTGTAGGGCTACACACGTGCTACAATGGCATATACAGAGTGCTGCGAACTAGCGATAGTAAGCGAATCACTTAAAGTATGTCGTAGTCCGGATTGGAGTCTGCAACTCGACTCCATGAAGTCGGAATCGCTAGTAATCGCGGATCAGAATGCCGCGGTGAATACGTTCCCGGGCCTTGTACACACCGCCCGTCACACCATGGGAGTGGGTTGCTCCAGAAGTGGATAGCTTAACCTTCGGGAGGGCGTTCACCACGGAGTGATTCATGACTGGGGTGAAGTCGTAACAAGGTAGCCCTAGGGGAACCTGGGGCTGGATCACCTCCTTATCGACTTAGAACTAATTTGTTCGAAGTGTCCACACAGATGATTGTTGATTAGAATTAGAGAACACAAACATTGTTTGGGTCTGTAGCTCAGCTGGTTAGAGCGCACGCCTGATAAGCGTGAGGTCGGTAGTTCAAGTCTACTCAGACCCACCACTTCTTCCCGATGCTGCGTTATTAAGCTCGTCGTTTAGAAACTACTAAACGTCCTCACTTAATGCCTTGCCTCGAAAAGAAGCTCGGTTCAGAACAATGTTATTCCTAGTAATGTGGGGCTATAGCTCAGCTGGGAGAGCGCCTGCCTTGCACGCAGGAGGTCAGCAGTTCGATCCTGCTTAGCTCCACCACTTTACTACCTACTCCTCATAGATAAACACTCTTACCAACGACTTGGTACTCTGAGAGTTTTTAACTCTGAGAAGTAATTCTCTTGCTCTTTAAAAATTTGGAAAGCTGATATTAAATTCTCGGAATGACAATGAAAATTGTTGTTCTATAGAGTTTTCGAAAGAAAAATGCCGATAAATTCGAAAGAATTTATTAGCGTCTACTTTAGTATTACTTAACTTCTGGCGAAGTTAAAACTGTCTTTGACACTACAATTCAAAACTATTTTGGGTTGTATGGTTAAGTGACTAAGCGTACACGGTGGATGCCTTGGCAGTTGGAGGCGATGAAGGACGTACTAACTTGCGATAAGCCTAGTTGAGCCAGTAAGAGGCGCTTGAGACTAGGATTTCCGAATGGGGAAACCCGGCCCTTTGGGTCATCATGCAGTGAATACATAGCTGTATGAAGCGAACGCGGAGAACTGAAACATCTAAGTACCCGTAGGAAAAGAAATCAACCGAGATTCCGAAAGTAGCGGCGAGCGAAATCGGATTAGCCCTTAAGCTTTAATGTAGTTAGTGGAACATTCTGGAAAGTATGACGATACAGGGTGACAGTCCCGTACACGACAACTTATTTAAAGTGAAATCGAGTAGGTCGGAGCACGTGAAACTTTGACTGAATATGGGGGGACCATCCTCCAAGGCTAAATACTCCCAACTGACCGATAGTGAACCAGTACCGTGAGGGAAAGGCGAAAAGAACCCCTGTGAGGGGAGTGAAATAGAACCTGAAACCGTGTACGTACAAGCAGTAGGAGCCCCTCGAGGGTGACTGCGTACCTTTTGTATAATGGGTCAGCGACTTATATTCTGTAGCAAGGTTAACCATTTAGGGGAGCCGTAGCGAAAGCGAGTCTTAACTGGGCGCTTAAGTTGCAGGGTATAGACCCGAAACCCGGTGATCTAGCCATGGGCAGGTTGAAGGTCAGGTAACACTGACTGGAGGACCGAACCCACTAACGTTGAAAAGTTAGGGGATGACCTGTGGCTAGGAGTGAAAGGCTAATCAAACCGGGAGATAGCTGGTTCTCCCCGAAATCTATTTAGGTAGAGCCTCGGACGAATACTTACGGGGGTAGAGCACTGTTAAGGCTAGGGGGTCATCCCGACTTACCAACCCTTTGCAAACTCCGAATACCGTAAAGTACTATCCGGGAGACACACGGTGGGTGCTAACGTCCATCGTGGAGAGGGAAACAACCCAGACCGTCAGCTAAGGTCCCAAAGTGTATGTTAAGTGGGAAACGATGTGGGAAGGCTAAAACAGCTAGGAGGTTGGCTTAGAAGCAGCCATCCTTTAAAGAAAGCGTAATAGCTCACTAGTCGAGTCGGCCTGCGCGGAAGATGTAACGGGGCTAAACATACCACCGAAGCTACGGCTGCGAACTTAGTTCGCGGGGTAGGGGAGCGTTCTGTAAGTGGCTGAAGGTGTGCCGGGAGGCATGCTGGACATATCAGAAGTGCGAATGCTGACATGAGTAACGATAATGCGGGTGAAAAACCCGCACGCCGGAAGACCAAGGGTTCCTATCCCATGTTAATCAGGGTAGGGTGAGTCGACCCCTAAGGCGAGGCTGAAGAGCGTAGTCGATGGGAAACGGGTTAATATTCCCGTACTTGGTATAAATGCGATGGGGGGACGGAGCAGGCTAGGCAAGCATGGCGTTGGTTGTCCATGTGAAAGGCTGTAGGCTGGTGACTTAGGAAAATCCGGGTCGCTAAGGCTGAGAGTCGAGACGAGCCACTACGGTGGTGAAGTTGTTGATGCCCTACTTCCAGGAAAAGCCTCTAAGCTTCAGTTTATATCGAATCGTACCCTAAACCGACACAGGTGGTCAGGTAGAGAATACTAAGGCGCTTGAGAGAACTCGGGTGAAGGAACTAGGCAAAATTGTACCGTAACTTCGGGAGAAGGTACGCTCTTACTTGTGAAGACTTCGCGTCGTAAGCAGGCGAGAGCCGCAGTGACCAGGTGGCTGGGACTGTTTATTAAAAACACAGCACTGTGCAAAATCGTAAGATGACGTATACGGTGTGACACCTGCCCGGTGCCGGAAGGTTAATTGATGGGGTTAGCTTAGGCGAAGCTCTTGATCGAAGCCCCGGTAAACGGCGGCCGTAACTATAACGGTCCTAAGGTAGCGAAATTCCTTGTCGGGTAAGTTCCGACCTGCACGAATGGTGTAACCATGGCCACGCTGTCTCCACCCGAGACTCAGTGAAATTGAAATCGCAGTGAAGATGCTGTGTACCCGCGGCTAGACGGAAAGACCCCGTGAACCTTTACTACAGCTTGGCACTGAACATTGACCCTACATGTGTAGGATAGGTGGGAGGCTTTGAAGCGCAGTCGCTAGATTGCGTGGAGCCGTCCTTGAAATACCACCCTTGTAGTGTTGATGTTCTAACTTAGGTCCCTGATCGGGATTGAGGACAGTGCCTGGTGGGTAGTTTGACTGGGGCGGTCTCCTCCCAAAGAGTAACGGAGGAGCACGAAGGTTGGCTAAGTACGGTCGGACATCGTACGGTTAGTGTAATGGTAGAAGCCAGCTTAACTGCGAGACAGACACGTCGAGCAGGTACGAAAGTAGGTCATAGTGATCCGGTGGTTCTGAATGGAAGGGCCATCGCTCAACGGATAAAAGGTACTCCGGGGATAACAGGCTGATACCGCCCAAGAGTTCATATCGACGGCGGTGTTTGGCACCTCGATGTCGGCTCATCACATCCTGGGGCTGAAGTCGGTCCCAAGGGTATGGCTGTTCGCCATTTAAAGTGGTACGCGAGCTGGGTTTAGAACGTCGTGAGACAGTTCGGTCCCTATCTGCCGTGGGCGTTTGAGAATTGAGAGGGGCTGCTCCTAGTACGAGAGGACCGGAGTGGACGAACCGCTGGTGTTCGGGTTGTCATGCCAATGGCATTGCCCGGTAGCTACGTTCGGAATCGATAACCGCTGAAAGCATCTAAGCGGGAAGCGAGCCTCGAGATGAGTTCTCACTTTAACTATAAGTTAACTGAAGGGCCGTTGAAGACTACAACGTTGATAGGCGAGATGTGGAAGTGGTGTGAGCCATTGAGCTAACTCGTACTAATTACCCGTGAGGCTTAACCATACAACGCCAAAGTGGTTTTGTTTGTTAGAAGTTAAGAAATAAAGTAGACGATAAGAATTTAATACGCTTTTCCAGATTTTAGTGAGATGTTGATAAACATCTTGCACACAGAATTTCCTGGTGAACATAGCATTTTGGAACCACCTGACCCCATGCCGAACTCAGTAGTGAAACGAAATAGCGCCGATGATAGTGTGGGGTTTCCCATGTGAAAGTAGGACATCGCCAGGGCCTAATAAAAGAAAGCCCGATTCGAAAGAGTCGGGCTTTTTTGCGTTTGAAATTTTAAAAAGCGTCGATGAAGCTGTAGATAGAGTAGCGTTGTCTATTCATCCATGAAGTTGGTATCTAGCAACCTTTGGACACACTTCCTTGTGGAGGGCTCCCGGCGCGTAACGCGTGTTATCGGCGTCCATACCTCGCGTTCATTGCGCTGCGAAGCGGTGCTTCGGTCACAATTCACCCATGTGAAAGCAGGACATTGCCAAGCTCCTAATAAAAGGTCGATGAAAGACATTCATCCATGAATTTCATCGACATTCGTACTTCCATGTACGTCAAACCCGTTGCAGAAATGCAGCGGGCTTTTTGCTATGTACGATTTAAAAAAGTTGTATAACTTTCCGGTCACAAAGCCGATCCCCCGTCATCCCGCACTTGATGCGGGAACTACTAACAGGCTATACGATGACTTTGAATCGTACTTCCACCTGGTAGTCATGATCAGGTACCTGATCAAGTGCTTTTTAAAGATAGGTCTTTGTGTATAAAGAACAATCACTGGGTACTAATCGAAGAGCAATTGGCTTGATACTGCGTCAGATAAAGCTTGTTTGAGGTAAGCTGCTGGAGTGCGTTATTGAAGAGTGCCACATATTTTTTGTTATGTTGGTTTATCAGTAAAAACCCCTGATTAACAAAAGCTGGTTTAGGCTGCCGTACCAGGCGTTTTACCTCAGAGTTAGACAGGGCTTTTGCATACTCTCTCTCAGTTTGTTCATCCAGAACGGCAATATCCGCGCGTTGACGCAGCAGGAATTGCAAATTTTTGGTGGTGTAGGTCGCCTCCATCACTTCAATTTCATATTCTTTGATCGCCTGCCATAGTGTTTTTGGATACGTTAAACCTTTATTGAGAAGTAATCTGTATGGCTTGAGGTCGGCATAGGAGTTAAATTTAAACGGTATACTATCCAGGTGATAAAAGTGGGAAACTTCAGAGGTGAGCGGGTATGACGTATACAGGTACTCAGTTGCTCTTTTTTCATTGTAATACCAATAAGCACTACCAATAAACTCTGCTTTTTTTCCCTCTTCATATGCG contains:
- a CDS encoding substrate-binding periplasmic protein, which translates into the protein MKYIIFALFYSFTLSAETVHITTGQWPPYVDRHREDQGCTAQLIRDAFALHGIRVRFVFMPWQRAYEEGKKAEFIGSAYWYYNEKRATEYLYTSYPLTSEVSHFYHLDSIPFKFNSYADLKPYRLLLNKGLTYPKTLWQAIKEYEIEVMEATYTTKNLQFLLRQRADIAVLDEQTEREYAKALSNSEVKRLVRQPKPAFVNQGFLLINQHNKKYVALFNNALQQLTSNKLYLTQYQANCSSISTQ